The DNA window TCTTCATCGAGCCCGAGAGGGCCTGGTCGCAGGACTACTCGGGCTGACCGCGACGCAATCCCGTCCGCGCGGCGCCTCAGACGCTAGGCAGTGCGGCGTGGGCGACGACGACGTCGCCCGTTCCGCGCAGCTCCATGCGCACCGTGTCCTCCCGCATCACGCCGGCGTTCATCCGGCACACGATGGGCACGTCCGAGCCGAGCACTTCGCCGGCGGAGAACTCCTCACCGTTCGACCCGACGAAGACGAGCTCGTACGTCGCGCCCACGGTGAGACCCGTGGCCTCGAGGTACGCCTCCGTGCCCCAGGTGTGAGCGACGAGCTGCGCGTGCACGTCGGCTGCACCCTCGTCCTCCACGACGGAGATCTGTTCGACGGCGCCGAGCGTCCCTGGCGGACCGGATGGTGGAGACGGGGCGAACAGCCCCGCACTGTTGACACCGATGACGAGGCCCAGCACGAGGCACGCGGCCGCCGAAAGCGGGGCCAGCCACCGGCGCCGTCGACGCGCTCCCTCTGCGGTGACCGCCTGCGAGGGCGACGGCGACAGGGCTGTGAGGTCGTCCCTCTGGATGGACGCCGCGATCCGGTCGGCGAGGTCGTCGGTTCCCCGAGGAGCCACCCACGTCAGGTCGCCCTGACGCAGTCTGCCTGAGATCCCCTGGAGCGCGACGTACTCCTCCGCGCGTCGCGTATCGCTGCGGCGCAGGTCATCGAACTCCGCCGCCTCGGAAGAGGTCAGTTCTCCGGCGAGGGCGGCGGCGGCCAGCTCGGCCCATCTGTCATCGGGAGTGCGCATCATGCTCATCCATCTCTTCGAGGTGCGTCCTGAGTGCGCGCAGCGCATGGAAGGTCCGGGTGCGCCACGTGGCGACGGGAACGCCTGTGGCCTCCGACAGTTCCCGGTAGCTGCGGCCGTGAAGATGCACGGCGACCACGGCCGTACGGTGCGACTCGCTCAGCACGGACAATGCCTCCAGCATCCGGAGACGCTCGAGCGGATCGATGGCCTCTGTCGCGCGGCTCTCGAGCTCGGCGTCGTCGCCGATGATCGGCAACCGCGCCCGGGCGCGGACGGCGTCGACGATGACGTTGCGGGCGATGGAGAACAGCCACGTGCGCTCCGACGCGGACCGCGGATCGTATCGTGTGCGTGCCCGCCATGCGCGCAGGAAGGTCTCCTGCACGCAGTCTTCGGCGAGCGGCCGGTCACGGAGCGCGTTGACCGCGTACCCCAGGAGAGCGCCGCCGTGATCCTGGAAGGCACGATGCACGTCGAAGATGTCGTCGCGTCGAGAAGGGGCATCCATATGCACCTCCCCGCCTCCCGCGGCGGGATCCACCGTCCGTCCGGCCATCGGCCCGTCCCTTCGAGGCTAGCGGTCGCGGTACTGCCGGCCTTCGCCAGGGGATACGTCCACAAAGCGCGGGACGTTCATTTCGCGACGATTCCGGCAGCGGATGAACATGCGGAGGGTGCGGGTCGTACACCCCCGACAACCGGACCATGAGCGTCCCGATCGAGAGGCACGACGATGACGAAGAAGACGTACACCCGCCCACTGACGATCGGAGCGCTCGCGGGCGTCGCCCTGCTGGCTGTGGGAGCGCCCGCCTACGCCGAGACCGAGGTCTCCGAGCCGTCGGAGTTCACGAGCGCGTTCACCGTGATGGCCACGCCCGACCAGGTCATCAACAACGACGGCGTCGCCGCCCCCGGCGAGAGCGGCGCGACGGGCACCTTCACCTTCCGCATCAACTCCGATCTCGAGATCATCTGCTACGACATCCGCCTCGAGGGCGTGACCGGCGACTACCAGAGCCCCGCCAAGACCGCCACGCACATCCACGAGGCGGCTGTCGGCAAGCCCGGGCCGCCCCGGATCTCCTTCCCCAATCCGGCTCCCGCCGGCGACGGACCTCGTACGTCGTCCGGCTGCCTGCAGGGTCCGTTCACCACCGGGATCCTGGCGGAGGGCGTCGACACCGGCGAGGGCTTCACCCTCGCCCAGATCGAGGCGAACCCCGCCGGGTTCACCGGCGACTCGCACACCGTCACCTCGCCCGCGGGGGTCGTTCGCGGGCAGCTGTCCGCCATCCCCGTCGGCGGTGTCGACACGGGAGCAGGCGGAGCCGCCGACGCGGGCATGAACCCGCTCGTCGTCTCGGCCGCCGTCGGCGGTGCGGGCCTGCTCGCCGCGAGTGCGGTGCTGGTGCACCGACGTCGCGCATCCGCAGGGCGATGACCTCGAGATCCCACACGACACAGCGGGGCGCCCGATCAAGGCGCCCCGCGCTGGTCGCGGGCCTGGTCGCCCAGGTGACGATGTCAGGGCTGGCCGGGTGCACCGCGTCCGGCAGCGCTCCCGCCGGCGCCGGTGGCCGGCGCGACCGCGTCCGCCCCTCCTGCTGAGTCGGCGACGCCGGCGGCTTCGCCGACGCCCTCCGTACGGGCGTCACCACCGCGGTCAGCCGAACCGTCGCGACTGGTCATTCCGGCACTGGGGCTGGATGAGCCTCTCATCGAGCTGGGCATCGCCCCGGACGGCAGCATGGAGGTGCCCGTTGACTACGACGAGGTCGGCTGGTTCACCGGCGGCGGTCGCCCCGGCAGCACCGGTCCCACCGTGATCGCCGCGCACGTCGACTCACCCACCGGACCCGCGGTCTTCCGTCATCTCGCCGACGTCTCGACCGGTGACGTGATCGAGGTCCACGATTCGCAGCAGCGTACGCACCTCTACCGCGTCACGGAGACGCAGGACTACGCGAAGGCACTCTTCCCCACCGCGCAGGTCTTCGGGGCGACGCCCCGCGATGAGCTGCGCGTCATCACCCGCGGCGGTGTGTTCGACCGCGGAACGGGGCATTACCTCGACAACCGGGTCGTCTTCGCCGAGCGCATCTGATCACCCGCACGAGCCGGATGCGAGTGCCCGGGCACGACCCGCCTCACTCCCCCGCCGGCCACCAGGCGGGGAGGAGCCCGCCGATGCGCGTCCCGGCTTCGCTCACCTCGGCGTCGTCCGACATCGTCCAGACCTCGATGACACCGACGAGCCCGCCCGCGATGTAGGCCGCCGCCTCGGCACGCTCGCGCGGATGCTCCGGCACGCCCTCGACCCCCTGCGTCGCGAAGACGGCGAGCGCGTCCTCGGCGCGCGCGCGCAGACGAGATTCGAGCGCCGCGCGGAAGGCTCCGCGCGAATCGGAGGTCAGCAGGGCCCGGTACACCGTCCGGTCGACGACGAGGTGCGCGAGCAGCTCCCGCAGGGAGGCGAGGTACCGGCCCGCCACGTGCGCCGGTGTCTCCTCGTCGACATGCACCTCGACCGTCGCGATCCGATCGAGCTCGGCGGTGAACTCCGCGATGGCGAACTGGCGGACGCCGGTCGCGTGGCCGTAGAAGGTGGTGCGGTGCACGCCGGACGCGCGGCACAGCATCGCCACCGAGATGTCGTCGAGGGAGTGCTCCGCCAGCAGCGACCGGAGCGACTCGCGGAGCGCCGTGCGGGTGCGTGTCGTGCGCGGGTCTTCACGCATGGCGCGGCCTTCCTGAAGACGAGTGGATGGAGTCGTAGTGCGAGAGCCCGGCCGTCTCTCCGCCGTCGGCGACGAACTCGGCGCCGGTGGAGAAGCTCGACTCGTCGGAGGCGAGGAAGAGGATCAGGTTGGACAGCTCGATCGCCTCGCCCATGCGGTGGAGTGCGACGTGGTTCTGCTCGCTCGGCAGCCCGTCGGTCATCGGCGTGCGGATCGCACCGGGGTGCACCGAGTTGACGCGGATGTTGTACTTGCCCAGGTCGAGCGCGGCGCTCTTGGACAGGCCGCGGACGCCGAACTTCGCCGCGTTGTAACCGGGGAGGGCCTCGTAGCCCTGCAGACCCGCCGTCGAGGACACGTTGATGATGGAGCCCTTGCCGCTCTTCTTCAACGGCTCGATCGCGGCCTTCGTCCCGTAGAACACGCCGGTGAGGTTGATGGCGATGATGGTGTCCCACGCCTCGAGGGTGTAGTCCTCGATCGAGGCGAAGTTCGCGATACCGGCGTTGTTGACGACGATGTCGAGTCCGCCGAATTCGTCGACGGCCGTCTGCACTGCGGCCTCCCACTGGGCGTAGTCGGTGACGTCGAGGTGGACGTATCGCGCGGCGTCGCCGAGTTCGGCGACCAGCGCCTCGCCTTCGGCGTCGAGCAGGTCGCCGATGACGACCTTCGCTCCTTCGTCGATGAGCAGCCGTGCGTGGGATGCTCCCATTCCGCGGGCTCCGCCGCTGATGAGGGCCACTTTGTTGCTGACGCGTGCCATGGTGTGCACCTTTCTCCTCGAGGAGTCCCGGATGCGATCCGGGGCCGTCGCTTCCTGGGCGACACCACTATTTTACAAGTGTCGATTAGCTGAGGGGCCGGTGGCCAAAGACGTCGAGCTGTTCAGACGAGACGCTGGACGGCCGCGCAGACCGCGGACGTCACCAGGGCATCAGCCGGTCGGGATCGCGCGTGCTGTCGTCGGGGATGTGGGGCAGCTGGTCGCCGCCGGCGCGGATGCACAGCCAGCGCAGCTCCGTCGGACTGTCGGGCGCCGCGCGCCACGTCCGCCACACGCCCTGGCCGACGCGCACGACGGTCCCGGCCTCCACGTCCACGACCTCCTCATCGAGACCCATCTGGCCGCGTCCGTCGAGGAAGACGTACAGCTCCTCGATGTCCGCGTGCGTGTGCCAGTAGCCGGCGTCCTCACCGGGGAGGAGCGCGTTCGCCGTCATCCCGATGTACTGCATCGACAGCTCGTGGTCGACGACCCGCCGTCCGTCGCGCGACCGCGCCGGAACGAAGCCGCCGAAGTGATCGCGCCAGGCATCCGGCGCGCCGATCCGAGTCACCTCGAAGTCCGTCATCACGTTCTCCTCTCCTCGACACCTAGCCTGCAGCGAGTCGCGGCGCATGGTGCCAGTCGCCGTCGCGCAGCTCGTACACGACCCGCGTGTGCCGGCGGTCCTCGGCTCCCTGCCAGAACTCGACCCTCACCGGCATGATCCTCCACAGAACCCACTCGCCCGGCTCGACACCCGCGCGGGCTGCGGCGGAGCGGGCAGCGAGATCCGCGTCGCTCTCTTCGCGGGATGCCTCGCGGACCGGTCCCCGGAGGCGCACGGCGCGCATGATCGGCTGCCACCAGAAGGTCAGCGCCGCTGCCGGGTTCGCCGCGAGGTGGGATCCCTTGGCGGACGAGCGCGGACCGGCGACCGCCCAGCCCCTGCTGTCGGCATCCTTCAGGATGAGGGTTCGCGCATCGGGCATGCCCGCAGCATCCACCGTCGACATCGTGGCGGCCAGCGGCTCCGGAACCCCTGCCCCGACGGCCTGCTCGATCCACGCCTGGAAGAGCTCGACCGGCTGGGTGGGCAGCGCCGTCGTGTCGAAGGGCGGCGGAGACCCCGTGAGCGAGGGCTGTTCTCTCAGCCACGTCGCGAAGGGTGAAGGCACCTCCCCATCATGACAGCGAGCGAAGCCGGCTGTCGGTCGCGGGGAACGCGACCGAGTAGGAGATCTGCGTCGCCGTCATGTCGCCCCAGTCGTCCTTCTTCACGCGAATCGTCGAGGGTGACACCTCCGCGATGCGCACGCGCAGCCAGGTCCCGTCGTCCAGCCGCAATTCGTACGGGTCGGCGAGATAGCCCAGACCGAGATCGTCGAGAGTCTCCTCAGCGAGCATCCAGTCCACGACCCCTGTCCGCCGCCGTCCCAGCAGGTCGATCACGATGAACCCGTCGTCGACGGGTTCCATCCACCCCACTCGTTCGCCATCACCAGAACGTCGGTGCTCGATCCACTCCGCTTCCACGCGCCAAGGCTAACGACGATATCGAGTCGGTGTCATCGAAGACGGCGACGCTCATTCGGGTGCGACCTCTACGC is part of the Microbacterium lemovicicum genome and encodes:
- a CDS encoding anti-sigma factor, coding for MRTPDDRWAELAAAALAGELTSSEAAEFDDLRRSDTRRAEEYVALQGISGRLRQGDLTWVAPRGTDDLADRIAASIQRDDLTALSPSPSQAVTAEGARRRRRWLAPLSAAACLVLGLVIGVNSAGLFAPSPPSGPPGTLGAVEQISVVEDEGAADVHAQLVAHTWGTEAYLEATGLTVGATYELVFVGSNGEEFSAGEVLGSDVPIVCRMNAGVMREDTVRMELRGTGDVVVAHAALPSV
- a CDS encoding sigma-70 family RNA polymerase sigma factor, with amino-acid sequence MDPAAGGGEVHMDAPSRRDDIFDVHRAFQDHGGALLGYAVNALRDRPLAEDCVQETFLRAWRARTRYDPRSASERTWLFSIARNVIVDAVRARARLPIIGDDAELESRATEAIDPLERLRMLEALSVLSESHRTAVVAVHLHGRSYRELSEATGVPVATWRTRTFHALRALRTHLEEMDEHDAHSR
- a CDS encoding CHRD domain-containing protein; amino-acid sequence: MTKKTYTRPLTIGALAGVALLAVGAPAYAETEVSEPSEFTSAFTVMATPDQVINNDGVAAPGESGATGTFTFRINSDLEIICYDIRLEGVTGDYQSPAKTATHIHEAAVGKPGPPRISFPNPAPAGDGPRTSSGCLQGPFTTGILAEGVDTGEGFTLAQIEANPAGFTGDSHTVTSPAGVVRGQLSAIPVGGVDTGAGGAADAGMNPLVVSAAVGGAGLLAASAVLVHRRRASAGR
- a CDS encoding class F sortase, which encodes MAPDGSMEVPVDYDEVGWFTGGGRPGSTGPTVIAAHVDSPTGPAVFRHLADVSTGDVIEVHDSQQRTHLYRVTETQDYAKALFPTAQVFGATPRDELRVITRGGVFDRGTGHYLDNRVVFAERI
- a CDS encoding TetR/AcrR family transcriptional regulator; the protein is MREDPRTTRTRTALRESLRSLLAEHSLDDISVAMLCRASGVHRTTFYGHATGVRQFAIAEFTAELDRIATVEVHVDEETPAHVAGRYLASLRELLAHLVVDRTVYRALLTSDSRGAFRAALESRLRARAEDALAVFATQGVEGVPEHPRERAEAAAYIAGGLVGVIEVWTMSDDAEVSEAGTRIGGLLPAWWPAGE
- a CDS encoding SDR family oxidoreductase, coding for MARVSNKVALISGGARGMGASHARLLIDEGAKVVIGDLLDAEGEALVAELGDAARYVHLDVTDYAQWEAAVQTAVDEFGGLDIVVNNAGIANFASIEDYTLEAWDTIIAINLTGVFYGTKAAIEPLKKSGKGSIINVSSTAGLQGYEALPGYNAAKFGVRGLSKSAALDLGKYNIRVNSVHPGAIRTPMTDGLPSEQNHVALHRMGEAIELSNLILFLASDESSFSTGAEFVADGGETAGLSHYDSIHSSSGRPRHA
- a CDS encoding cupin domain-containing protein produces the protein MTDFEVTRIGAPDAWRDHFGGFVPARSRDGRRVVDHELSMQYIGMTANALLPGEDAGYWHTHADIEELYVFLDGRGQMGLDEEVVDVEAGTVVRVGQGVWRTWRAAPDSPTELRWLCIRAGGDQLPHIPDDSTRDPDRLMPW
- a CDS encoding pyridoxine/pyridoxamine 5'-phosphate oxidase translates to MPSPFATWLREQPSLTGSPPPFDTTALPTQPVELFQAWIEQAVGAGVPEPLAATMSTVDAAGMPDARTLILKDADSRGWAVAGPRSSAKGSHLAANPAAALTFWWQPIMRAVRLRGPVREASREESDADLAARSAAARAGVEPGEWVLWRIMPVRVEFWQGAEDRRHTRVVYELRDGDWHHAPRLAAG